In a single window of the Gossypium hirsutum isolate 1008001.06 chromosome D02, Gossypium_hirsutum_v2.1, whole genome shotgun sequence genome:
- the LOC107910490 gene encoding mediator of RNA polymerase II transcription subunit 22b: MNKGTGAGTGPTAAAAAAAAQKQKTMMQRVETDIANIVDNFTQLVNVARVNDPPVRNSQESFMMEMRAARMVQAADSLLKLVSELKQTAIFSGFASLNDHVEQRTTEFNQQAERTDRMLARIGEEAAASLKELESHYYSSAQRTHDTA, translated from the exons ATGAACAAAGGAACGGGAGCGGGAACTGGGCCGACGGCGGCGGCTGCAGCAGCGGCGGCACAGAAGCAGAAAACTATGATGCAGCGAGTGGAAACCGACATCGCCAACATCGTCGACAACTTCACCCAGCTTGTTAACGTTGCCCGG GTAAATGATCCACCAGTTCGAAATTCACAAGAATCTTTCATGATGGAGATGCGTGCAGCCAGAATG GTCCAGGCAGCTGATTCTTTGCTTAAGTTAGTGTCTGAGTTGAAGCAGACGGCAATCTTTTCAGGATTTGCATCACTTAATGATCATGTTGAGCAAAGAACTACTGAGTTTAACCAACAAGCAGAGAGAACAGATCGAATGTTGGCCAGGATCGGAGAAGAGGCTGCAGCAAGCCTCAAGGAGCTTGAATCTCATTATTATTCTTCTGCACAGAGGACACATGACACTGCATAG